The Alosa sapidissima isolate fAloSap1 chromosome 5, fAloSap1.pri, whole genome shotgun sequence genome has a window encoding:
- the LOC121709509 gene encoding cornifelin homolog B-like, with the protein MSSKLVIEQPAPVMESKVTDHQWSTGICDCCEDMPQCCFAFWCCPCFACITTRDYGQCLCLPMLEIFGGFITPINLAMRVSMRHRYGIEDTICRDCLFATCCTACSWCQMATEMKRRAIPITLISARPKV; encoded by the exons ATGTCATCAAAACTAGTCATTGAACAGCCTGCTCCAGTTATGGAGTCAAAAGTCACTGACCACCAATGGAGTACAGGAATTTGTGACTGCTGTGAGGATATGCCtcaat GTTGCTTTGCATTTTGGTGTTGTCCTTGCTTCGCTTGTATAACCACACGAGACTATGGGCAGTGCCTTTGTCTCCCTATGTTGGAAATATTTGGTGGTTTCATTACACCGATCAATCTCGCTATGAGAGTCTCCATGCGTCATCGCTATGGCATTGAA GACACCATCTGCCGAGACTGTTTGTTTGCAACCTGTTGCACGGCATGTTCCTGGTGCCAAATGGCTACAGAAATGAAGAGAAGAGCAATCCCCATCACGCTCATCAGTGCCCGGCCTAAAGTATAA
- the cldn7b gene encoding claudin-7-B, whose amino-acid sequence MANKGLQLLGFALSLIGLIGLIIGTILPQWKMSAYVGDNIITAIAMYEGLWMSCAFQSTGQIQCKVYDSILQLNSALQATRALMIVGIIVTVFGLGVSTMGMKCTNCGGDDKTKKSRIAMTGGIILVIGALCSIVACSWFAHRIIQDFYNPFTPVNTKYEFGSAIFIAWAGAFLDILGGAMLAASCPRGKPSPKYPISRPPSSTKEYV is encoded by the exons atGGCAAATAAAGGACTTCAGCTTTTGGGTTTTGCCCTGTCGTTAATTGGACTCATAGGCTTAATTATTGGTACTATTTTGCCACAATGGAAGATGTCTGCCTATGTTGGTGATAACATCATCACAGCAATCGCCATGTATGAGGGTCTCTGGATGTCTTGTGCGTTTCAAAGTACGGGGCAGATACAATGCAAAGTCTACGACTCCATCCTGCAACTTAACA GTGCTCTCCAGGCCACACGAGCTCTGATGATCGTAGGCATCATTGTCACTGTTTTTGGCCTTGGTGTGTCCACTATGGGCATGAAGTGCACAAACTGTGGAGGTGACGACAAGACCAAGAAGTCTCGCATCGCCATGACTGGTGGGATCATCCTGGTGATTGGAG CACTTTGTTCCATTGTTGCCTGCTCGTGGTTCGCCCACAGGATCATCCAGGACTTCTACAACCCCTTCACTCCTGTCAACACCAA GTACGAGTTTGGCTCTGCCATCTTCATCGCCTGGGCTGGTGCCTTCCTGGACATCCTGGGAGGGGCCATGCTGGCGGCGTCGTGCCCCAGGGGCAAGCCTTCACCAAAATATCCCATCTCCAGACCGCCCAGCAGCACTAAAGAGTATGTTTAA